The DNA segment GCCGTTATGCACGGCGAACGTGTGGCCGATCATGTCCGGGATCACCGTTGAACGCCGCGACCACGTCTTAATAATCTTGCGCTCCCTGGTCTGGTTCATCTGCTCTACCTTCTTGAGCAGATGGGCGTCCACGAAGGCCCCCTTGCTTACCGATCTGGGCATCGCGTTCTCCTACAACGGATTACTTGCGCCGGGCGATGATGAATTTGTCCGTCGCCTTCCTTCGACGAGTCTTATACCCCTTCGTCGGCAACCCCCAAGGGGACACCGGATGGGGATTGCCTTGACCGGATTTTCCCTCTCCGCCCCCGTGGGGATGGTCGACGGGATTCATGACCACGCCGCGGACGTGAGGCCGGCGGCCTTTCCATCGTGATCGACCCGCCTTCCCGACCGCCACGTTTTCATGATCGAGATTGCCCACCTGCCCGACCGTCGCCATGCAAGTCGCGAGAATCCGTCTCATCTCTCCCGACTTCAACCTGACCTGGACGTAATCGCCGTCACGACCCATCACCTGGGCGAACCCGCCGGCGCTCCGGATCAACTGCCCGCCCTTGCCGGGCTTGAGCTCGATATTGTGGATCGTCGTTCCCAGGGGCATAGCGCCCAACGGAAGCGCATTGCCAGGCCGGACTTCCGCCGAGGGTCCGGACTGGACCGTATCGTTCACACTGAGACCGACCGGCGCGAGAATGTACCGCTTCTCTCCGTCGGCGTAGTGAAGCAACGCGATCCGGGCCGAACGATTGGGGTCGTACTCGATCGCCGCGACCCTGGCCAGGACTCCCAACTTATCGCGCTTGAAGTCGATCACGCGGTAGAGGCGCTTGTGCCCCCCGCCCCGGAAACGCACGGTCATGTGCCCGTCGGCGTTTCGTCCTCCGGTGCGGAGATGAAACACGGTGAGCGCCTTTTCCGGTCGCTTCCTGGTCACCTCCTCGTCCGACAACGCCGTCATCCCTCGCCGCCCCGGCGACGTCGGTCTATATGCTTTCAGTGCCATGTCTGCGCCTGCCTCGTCCCAAGCGGCTCGATTACGCGCTTTCGTAGAGCTCCAATTTTTCGCCTTCCTTCAACTTCACGAACGCCTTCTTCCAGTCGGGGCGCTTCCCGACGAACCGACCCAATCGCTTGGTTTTTCCGCGGACATTCAACACATTGACCCGCTCAACCTTGACCTTCAGCAACGACTCCACCGCTTGCTTGATCTGAACCCGATTGGCGTCGCGCCGGACCAGAAACCCCACGGTATTTTCCCGTTCACGCATCGCGGTGATTTTTTCCGTCAATAACGGTTGCAGCAGGATATCATGGA comes from the Nitrospirota bacterium genome and includes:
- a CDS encoding 50S ribosomal protein L23; translated protein: MKAALHDILLQPLLTEKITAMRERENTVGFLVRRDANRVQIKQAVESLLKVKVERVNVLNVRGKTKRLGRFVGKRPDWKKAFVKLKEGEKLELYESA
- the rplB gene encoding 50S ribosomal protein L2, which translates into the protein MALKAYRPTSPGRRGMTALSDEEVTRKRPEKALTVFHLRTGGRNADGHMTVRFRGGGHKRLYRVIDFKRDKLGVLARVAAIEYDPNRSARIALLHYADGEKRYILAPVGLSVNDTVQSGPSAEVRPGNALPLGAMPLGTTIHNIELKPGKGGQLIRSAGGFAQVMGRDGDYVQVRLKSGEMRRILATCMATVGQVGNLDHENVAVGKAGRSRWKGRRPHVRGVVMNPVDHPHGGGEGKSGQGNPHPVSPWGLPTKGYKTRRRKATDKFIIARRK
- the rpsS gene encoding 30S ribosomal protein S19; the encoded protein is MPRSVSKGAFVDAHLLKKVEQMNQTRERKIIKTWSRRSTVIPDMIGHTFAVHNGKKFIPVFVTENMVGHKLGEFAPTRFFKGHGAAKTEKAVPLK